The following nucleotide sequence is from Diospyros lotus cultivar Yz01 chromosome 3, ASM1463336v1, whole genome shotgun sequence.
gaattaagttaaattttatcttatttaaacTTAActtgtttatattaaattttatcttatttaaacttaatttgttTATGACATGAGGTAAACACAAACACTTATGCTCATTTATAACCTTAATCACATCAATGTGAATACACATTACATCAGCGCATAATTTAATTTACCCTATTTGAAAAAAACACACGCACATGTTCTTTTCACCGCTAAACTGAGTCTTACCTTCGAAGGGTTGGATAAAAAATCGCGCACGAAAAGTATCGACTACCGACCCCACCGCAAACAACTCTCTTACCTACACGTGGCAGAAGAACCGGTAGTTTCCAGTTACCTATGCACCAGGCAACCGGCTCACGTCGGTTTCACGGAGCACACGTGTACTGCTGGGGCCCGCATAACGGATTTTCAGAAAAACACGCTTAAACGGACGCCAACTCTTCCCATTGTCGAGGTGACGTTGCGGTCGAAGCTGCTCGCTCTTTAACCGGTGGCGCCTCCATATTCGAAACTGTGACGTTGCTCGAGTTCATTCGCAACTTTCCTTTCACGGATTTCACTCTCTCTGCACGGCTGGTTTTCGAATTCGAAGGTTCGTATTCGCGCTTCGATTGGTTCTAGATTGTGGAGATCTTTGTATGTTTGATGTCTTTTTCAATTTGTGTTAGCGAAATGGAGGAGCGCAATTACCGTGATTGATGTTCCTGTGTTTTGTGCTGGTTTCGGATTTTTGTTGAGTTTGGACGGTGAGGTGGGCCAGGGCTAGGGCTAGGGTTTTTCGATCGATGGaaccattttaattttcttcgGGACGGTTGAATAAGAAATTTCTTATGTCTGTGTGCCTTTGGCCGTTGAACTAAGGGCTTGTTTGCTGCTGGATATTGAGGTTTTTTCACCGTGAAGATTTGATCTCGATGGAGGCAAAGTTTTAGTGATTTGGGACTTCCAGTTCGGTAACCTCGGAAAAGAAAAGGTTTGGGACATTCTGTTGGACAGGGAAGTCTTTTGGAGAATTGCATTCACTCTGAGGACATGCATATTacttttttaattagtttttttgtttttcaaatggTTGTTAGTGCATATGCATATTCCTTACTTTCTTGAAGTGATAACGATGAATTTGAGTAAAGAACATTTTGGCCTTGTGTCTCGTCTTTTCTTTCCATGCTAAGGATCTCTAATACGGGAGATTTAAAACCGCTTACTGCATCTGGCTCGTGAGGAAAGAGGTATTTTGTGTGAGTTTCTTCTTAAACTCTTTTTGTTTTGCAGCAAAGAGCAAAGATTGTATGTAAGTGAAAAACATTCCTTTCTTTATCACAACCTTGGCCAAGTGCTGCCTGGCCATTGCTTAACATAAAGTCGAGACTCAAGGACTCAATTCATGTTGtagtttatattttctttcttagaaaagaaaagaaaagaggaaaggaAACAAAAGGGAGTACCTGTTTTGCGAGCTTATGGTGGACATATACAACAAAAATCATATGTTACTAGGTCTTTTTGAGAAAAATCATGTCAGGATGAAAATTGTTTTGCAATTTTTGGATTgaacttctaattttttttttttataaagcaGTTCAATGGTTTGACACATTAGAGATTGAAGGCTTGGTAACAATCTTCTGTTAGTGATTGTGGCATCTGCACTGTCCTATATCACATTTTTTTCCTGGATGGATTTCAAGTTCCTGTAACTTAGTCTGCATTTTCATGTTATGCAGCTTTCAATTCACTAACTCTTGGGGTGATTCTTTTCTCTAAAATTTGATTTCAGTGAAATCTGCTATGTATCCGTGGAGATTTCCCCCTTTTTCTGGAAAATGTATTCATGAACTAGTTCTTCCAACTGTTTTAGATTTTAGTCCTTGCCTCCCCCTAATTCCTCTCCTTGCAAGGTTACCCAATTTCTCTATGGAAATGCCCTTCTTTGTAAGAGTCAAATGTGATGCTTCTGTGTTAAGTAGCAATACCATCCTTGAGTTGTTGACTGACTaggcggagagagagagattaattgAATGGTGTGCAGACATTTGGAGATATTCAGCCCATGAGACTTGTATCTGTCACCAGGGGTCTGGAggagtaaatatatattttgtagaaaatCCATCGTTTGCTTTTCTTGCCTTTGCGGTTGTACACTTTATAACACTTGGCAGTAGGATGCACACAGGTTTTCTTTGTTGGGAATATGATCTAGCAAATTAATGTTTTTACCTATTTGATAGATAGGCAGAGTTACCAGCTTAAAGTTTCTTTGTTGAGAACATTTATGCTAGCTCTTGGTGTTCTACAAAGAGCAATACAAGTGGATGATTACTTTTATCATGTACCTTGGGGGAATTAAGTGAGATAGAAAGGACTAAGGAGAAAGCATAataactgttttttttttttttcatacttgTGTGACTTAATAGCTTTGTCCTTTGGCCCAGTAAgttcttcatattttcttttttgcccCTTTAAATGGTGGTCACTAGTTTTCGCACATATTTATAATTTCTATGATAATTGTTTATATTCTAGTCATTTATTTCAATTGTATGTGATAAATGATGAATGAACAAAATCAATGCCTTTTGCTCACAGGCTGTAACTCAGCACTTGAATGGTATGATAGGaatattttgttgttaaaatcaatttgaaagtaTTTTTTTGCTAGTAATCAGTTCGAAAGTTTTAATAGAAAAGTTGTGCAATTGTGGCAAAACTCAAGTATGCTCCTTCTAGTTGCAGTAGTCTTGTTGGAAGCAGATGATCATGTACGAGCCAGACCCTGATGTTGTCCGCTGGGGCCTCCATCACCTAGATGTTTGTCGAATATCAACTGGTAGTTCTCCTTGTAGTACAATTCATTTTGAGAAGGATTTATCTCAACTTGAGTATGTCCAAGAAGGTTATTGTGTGACAAAATGCAATGAAGTGGAGAATGACGAGATAATTGCATGTGCCTTTCAAGAAGAACTATCACGCCTTGCAGCTGCTGAATTATCTGGATCTTCACAGGAAGAGCATTTGCAAGCATACATTCTTGCTCAGGATTGGAAGAGTTGTTCGCATGGAGATTGTAATTTTGGTACTGGAGAAAAACCCGGTATTGCcctttgattattaatttgtttcgATAATTCCAcctctatatttttttgataacaaCGTCACATGTATAGAGCTTGGGAAAAGTCAGGAGGGAGCATATGAACACGGGAAATCTACTTCGTTTTCTAGTGCAGAAGAAAACACACTTGGTCCAGAGGATTGTTCGCCAGAGATGGCAGACGAGTCTACTCTTGATGGTGAAGTAGGCAAGAGGTTGAATCAGATGATTCCTGTGCCTGTAAGTGTAGCTATATCATAGTTATATCCTTGCCTtgtaattgaattaataattcttTCCATACAATTTATTCTGAAGTTTATTTGTTGTGGATTTTTTCGATAGAAAGGCAGCGATTTATTTATAAGAAGAAAAGCTACAAGAAAAGCTTACAATCTGTATTAACAAAtatgcttttcttttttaatgacATATAGTTTTGCAGCATTTAAATTGGATTAGAAGTGATGTTTCTCTTCTTCACTGGTTGCAGCATGTTCCTAAAATTAATGGAGAGATACCCTCAGCTGATGAGGAGACATCAGATCATCAGAGACTGCTTGACAGGTTTGGATCAACCTTTTCTCTTCATATTCactatttttttggtttggaaaaaatatatcaaatggcCTTAGTGTAGTGGTAAGGTTGCTTCCAGTGCCTTAGGGATCTCATCATCTGGATCCTGAAGACGACCTCTTTGCATTCAGGCAAGGTAGCAGTGAAGGTTGTCTAGATGCTAGATTCCCTTTGAAAAGCATCACAAGCTTCTGTCAGGCCCTCTGGGCTTGACAGGTAACTTTGAGTAGATTTTTAGGAACTTTGAAAGAAAGGATgcagagaaggaaagaagaacaaagggatgcgggagaaagagaaggatcgagagagagagagagaattctgtTTCAGAGAATATGCTTTTTCGTACCTCTCATTCTGTTAGGATAGATTTTATAGCTATCCCTTGGCACAAAATAACCACCAAGGTACAACTTGAGTAGCAGTCTAGGTACAATAGCATAACAGCCTTACATTGTATAAGCAAAAGACAAAATTACCCTCATCATAACCCTAGGGTCCTAACAGCTTCAACAAAGTCGGATGTTAGTGaagtattttttatctttacatgtTTAGGCTTCACTTTGGATCTTTTCCTTCCCCTTCTTAGTGTATTGCTTTTGTCGAATAGTTCGTCATGGGTCGTGTGCAATCAAGTTGTTTCACTGGCACTAGTGCTAGGACCCATATCTTCTATATAGTTATATTGATG
It contains:
- the LOC127797037 gene encoding OVARIAN TUMOR DOMAIN-containing deubiquitinating enzyme 9 isoform X2, producing MIMYEPDPDVVRWGLHHLDVCRISTGSSPCSTIHFEKDLSQLEYVQEGYCVTKCNEVENDEIIACAFQEELSRLAAAELSGSSQEEHLQAYILAQDWKSCSHGDCNFELGKSQEGAYEHGKSTSFSSAEENTLGPEDCSPEMADESTLDGEVGKRLNQMIPVPHVPKINGEIPSADEETSDHQRLLDRLQVYDLVELKVKGDGNCQFRALSDQIYRSAEHHQFVRQEVVDQLRLHPELYEGYVPMAYGDYLKHISRIGEWGDHVTLQAAADAYGVKIFIITSFKDTCYVEILPHVQKSKRTIFLSFWAEVHYNSIYPEEDLPALEPKKKKGWWFL
- the LOC127797037 gene encoding OVARIAN TUMOR DOMAIN-containing deubiquitinating enzyme 9 isoform X1, with translation MIMYEPDPDVVRWGLHHLDVCRISTGSSPCSTIHFEKDLSQLEYVQEGYCVTKCNEVENDEIIACAFQEELSRLAAAELSGSSQEEHLQAYILAQDWKSCSHGDCNFGTGEKPELGKSQEGAYEHGKSTSFSSAEENTLGPEDCSPEMADESTLDGEVGKRLNQMIPVPHVPKINGEIPSADEETSDHQRLLDRLQVYDLVELKVKGDGNCQFRALSDQIYRSAEHHQFVRQEVVDQLRLHPELYEGYVPMAYGDYLKHISRIGEWGDHVTLQAAADAYGVKIFIITSFKDTCYVEILPHVQKSKRTIFLSFWAEVHYNSIYPEEDLPALEPKKKKGWWFL